The uncultured Roseibium sp. genome contains a region encoding:
- the tmk gene encoding dTMP kinase: protein MQGRFITFEGGEGAGKSTQIDRLRKRLEGLGLTVVVTREPGGSPGAEKIRRILLSGEARDLGPRGEAMLFAAARADHVDTTIIPALGRGDWVLCDRYADSTRVYQGEAGVDPNYLDLLETAAVAGVRPDLTILIDVPADIGMSRVSSRSETGAGDAPDRFENEEMKVHDRRRILFLDLARKEPQRFAVIDGRESPDAVEQKIWEAVLSHFVGELPQADPIPEPAEAQDGTGS from the coding sequence GTGCAGGGACGTTTCATCACCTTCGAGGGCGGCGAGGGCGCCGGCAAATCGACCCAGATCGACCGGCTGCGGAAACGGCTGGAAGGCCTGGGCCTCACCGTGGTGGTGACCCGGGAGCCCGGCGGCTCGCCGGGGGCGGAAAAGATCCGCCGGATACTGCTGAGCGGCGAGGCCCGCGATCTGGGGCCGCGCGGTGAGGCCATGCTGTTTGCCGCAGCGCGCGCCGATCACGTGGATACCACCATCATTCCGGCTCTGGGCCGCGGCGACTGGGTGCTTTGCGACCGTTACGCAGACTCAACCCGTGTCTATCAGGGTGAGGCCGGGGTCGATCCGAACTATCTCGATCTGCTGGAAACCGCGGCAGTAGCCGGAGTCCGCCCGGATTTGACGATCCTCATCGATGTACCTGCCGATATCGGCATGTCGCGGGTCTCCAGCCGCTCCGAGACAGGGGCCGGAGATGCGCCTGACCGGTTCGAGAACGAAGAGATGAAGGTCCACGACCGCCGAAGGATTCTTTTTCTCGACCTTGCCCGCAAGGAGCCACAGCGCTTCGCCGTCATCGATGGCCGTGAAAGCCCCGATGCGGTCGAGCAGAAGATATGGGAGGCTGTGCTCTCCCATTTTGTCGGGGAATTGCCTCAGGCCGATCCGATACCCGAACCGGCGGAGGCTCAGGATGGCACGGGCAGCTGA
- a CDS encoding septal ring lytic transglycosylase RlpA family protein, with protein MGVEGGKKVACSRTVTGETAADNNGLLIDSGGRSRWSILGAQLRTGFLVVIAAGFLAACGTTSPVQKTKFSPKKYGVKGSPKVVAEGKPVPKGGGRYIVGKKYKIAGKWYYPKEDRNYKKVGLASWYGPTFHGRKTANGEIFDRNALTAAHTTMPLPSYAKVTNLKNGRSMIVRVNDRGPFHGNRVIDLSERVATMLDTKSHGVAKVKVEYVGRARMDGHDEAFLMASYTGPGAVTPGGTVPGTLMAQATPPAPVFGPAPAPAPRPYGGSVLLASASNTGSTYQVAYDPALAFESSQSTIAVASLNTFSQSNAPQAAPVPATAYSPQPAAYAEPAPAGAASGTLGVLRIPAAGTPRNLMSGSSVSSYSANNRINAAYDAVSGMAGGSVPLSRLARNGN; from the coding sequence ATGGGCGTTGAAGGTGGCAAGAAGGTCGCCTGCTCGAGAACCGTAACAGGTGAAACTGCAGCCGATAACAACGGCTTGCTTATCGACTCCGGTGGCCGAAGCCGCTGGTCGATCCTTGGTGCGCAACTCAGGACCGGTTTTCTGGTCGTCATAGCGGCGGGTTTTCTCGCTGCATGCGGAACGACCTCTCCGGTTCAGAAAACCAAATTCAGCCCGAAAAAATATGGGGTCAAAGGCAGCCCGAAAGTGGTTGCCGAAGGCAAGCCGGTGCCCAAAGGCGGCGGACGCTACATTGTCGGCAAGAAGTACAAGATCGCCGGCAAGTGGTACTATCCGAAAGAAGATCGGAACTACAAAAAAGTGGGGCTGGCATCGTGGTACGGTCCGACCTTCCATGGTCGCAAAACCGCAAACGGTGAAATTTTCGATCGGAATGCGCTGACCGCGGCCCACACCACCATGCCGTTGCCGTCTTATGCCAAGGTAACGAACCTGAAAAATGGCCGCTCGATGATCGTTCGCGTCAATGACCGCGGACCGTTCCATGGAAACCGGGTTATTGATCTTTCCGAACGTGTCGCCACGATGCTCGATACCAAGAGCCACGGTGTTGCCAAGGTGAAGGTTGAATATGTCGGCCGCGCGCGCATGGACGGCCATGACGAAGCGTTCCTGATGGCATCCTACACCGGTCCGGGAGCCGTCACGCCGGGCGGTACCGTGCCGGGGACCCTCATGGCTCAGGCTACGCCGCCCGCTCCGGTCTTCGGTCCGGCACCGGCACCGGCGCCGCGGCCCTACGGTGGATCCGTCCTGCTCGCCTCTGCATCTAACACGGGGTCGACCTATCAGGTCGCCTATGATCCGGCGTTGGCCTTCGAGTCCAGCCAGTCGACCATCGCTGTCGCATCGCTCAATACGTTTTCTCAGTCCAATGCGCCGCAGGCCGCACCGGTTCCTGCAACAGCCTATAGCCCGCAACCGGCCGCTTACGCGGAACCGGCCCCGGCGGGTGCTGCTTCCGGTACGCTCGGCGTTCTGCGCATCCCTGCCGCCGGCACTCCGCGTAATCTTATGAGCGGGAGCTCCGTTTCGTCCTATAGCGCCAATAACCGGATCAATGCCGCCTATGACGCGGTTTCCGGCATGGCCGGCGGGTCTGTGCCGTTGTCCCGGCTTGCCCGGAACGGGAACTGA
- a CDS encoding CmcI family methyltransferase produces MKIILDEENRTLTRQDENGSETLPLYSDAALNALMPLYTRIGWNQKYSYRFSWFGRPIIQLPEDMLRIQEVIYDVKPDLVIETGVAHGGSLIYYATLLEALGKGQVLGIDILIRPPNRRAIESHEMSKRIDLIEGSSTAPDIVEKVKAYAKDHEKILIILDSNHSYAHVMDELEAYADLVSPGSYIVATDGIMRDLTDVPNGDPSWTKDNPSNAAEDFAAAHPEFSIEAPIPAFNESTIAEAPTYWPSAWLRRRTD; encoded by the coding sequence ATGAAAATCATCCTCGACGAAGAAAACCGGACCCTTACCCGTCAGGACGAAAACGGTTCAGAAACGCTGCCACTGTATTCTGACGCGGCACTTAATGCGTTGATGCCGCTCTATACGCGGATTGGCTGGAACCAGAAATACTCGTACCGGTTTTCCTGGTTCGGCCGACCGATCATCCAGCTTCCTGAGGACATGTTGCGCATTCAGGAAGTCATTTATGACGTCAAACCGGATCTCGTCATTGAAACCGGCGTAGCGCATGGCGGCTCCCTGATTTATTACGCCACGCTGCTCGAAGCGCTTGGAAAGGGTCAGGTGCTGGGAATAGACATTCTCATTCGCCCACCCAACCGCCGGGCAATCGAGAGCCACGAAATGTCCAAACGGATTGATCTCATCGAAGGCAGCTCAACGGCTCCGGACATCGTAGAGAAGGTCAAGGCCTATGCGAAGGATCATGAAAAGATCCTGATTATCCTGGATTCAAACCACAGCTACGCCCATGTCATGGACGAGCTTGAGGCCTATGCAGATCTTGTAAGCCCCGGCTCTTACATCGTCGCAACCGATGGCATCATGCGTGATCTCACGGACGTGCCGAATGGCGATCCTTCATGGACAAAGGATAATCCCTCCAACGCAGCAGAAGATTTCGCGGCGGCCCACCCGGAATTCTCGATCGAAGCACCGATTCCAGCCTTCAACGAGTCCACGATTGCCGAAGCTCCGACCTATTGGCCGAGCGCATGGCTGAGGCGGCGGACCGACTAA
- a CDS encoding D-alanyl-D-alanine carboxypeptidase family protein, translating to MSCAGKSLVLNLKVMAVAAGLLTAGAMFPVPEAGAETLKTNAPSAYLFEPDSKTILFAKEADKPFEPGSLAKVMTAATVFAALSEGEIFPSTKCKISEHAWRTGGAPAGGTTMFAAINSEIEVLDLLQGLIVQHGNDAAIALAECLDGSEEKFAERMTALARDIGMTGSRFVNPTGYESEIAKTTVRDMVRLADYILEHHRAYYPMFSQPDFTWNKIFQRNKDPLLGEIRELDGLGAGQSEKDGYAALASVERDGRRVIAAVAGLPSDKARLAAAKEVIEGSWEYFGISKLYSRGDTITNARVFGGTESEVPLVASGDVSVLLPRGTTLDYRLRVVYSGPLKAPVSAGTATGELRVIGANGIVYRAPLEAGAAVPEGNMQEKALDGLLELLFGWL from the coding sequence ATGTCGTGTGCTGGCAAATCGTTGGTGCTTAATCTCAAGGTGATGGCCGTGGCGGCCGGCCTGCTGACGGCTGGGGCTATGTTTCCCGTGCCCGAGGCCGGGGCCGAAACGCTAAAAACCAATGCGCCGTCGGCATATCTCTTCGAGCCTGACAGCAAGACGATCCTGTTCGCCAAGGAGGCGGACAAGCCTTTCGAGCCCGGGTCGCTGGCGAAGGTCATGACCGCCGCAACCGTTTTTGCGGCCCTGTCGGAAGGGGAGATCTTTCCCTCTACCAAATGCAAGATCAGTGAACATGCCTGGCGGACCGGCGGTGCTCCGGCCGGTGGAACGACCATGTTCGCGGCCATCAATTCCGAGATTGAAGTTCTCGATCTGCTTCAGGGATTGATCGTTCAGCATGGCAATGATGCGGCTATCGCGTTGGCGGAATGCCTGGATGGCAGCGAGGAGAAGTTCGCCGAACGCATGACGGCCCTTGCACGCGACATCGGCATGACCGGTTCCCGCTTCGTCAATCCGACCGGCTATGAGAGCGAGATCGCAAAGACGACCGTGCGCGACATGGTGCGCCTGGCGGACTACATCCTGGAGCATCATCGCGCCTATTATCCGATGTTCTCCCAACCGGATTTCACCTGGAACAAGATCTTTCAACGCAACAAGGATCCGCTTCTCGGCGAGATTCGCGAACTGGATGGTCTCGGGGCCGGGCAGAGCGAAAAGGACGGCTACGCGGCCCTTGCCTCTGTGGAACGGGACGGCCGCCGGGTGATCGCGGCGGTCGCCGGACTTCCCAGTGACAAGGCGCGTCTGGCGGCGGCCAAAGAGGTGATCGAAGGTTCCTGGGAGTATTTCGGCATCTCAAAGCTCTATTCCCGCGGAGACACGATCACGAATGCCCGCGTATTCGGCGGCACAGAGTCTGAAGTTCCGCTTGTTGCAAGCGGCGATGTGTCGGTGTTGTTGCCGCGCGGTACGACGTTGGACTATCGGTTGCGTGTTGTTTATTCCGGCCCCTTGAAGGCGCCGGTTTCAGCCGGAACCGCTACCGGAGAACTGCGGGTGATCGGGGCGAACGGAATCGTCTACCGCGCGCCCCTGGAAGCCGGTGCGGCTGTGCCTGAAGGCAACATGCAGGAAAAGGCGTTGGACGGCCTGTTGGAATTGCTGTTCGGCTGGCTTTAA
- a CDS encoding ABC transporter ATP-binding protein has protein sequence MSPTPKLSVQGLFKEYDGAPVLERVNIDVPEGAFCTIVGASGCGKSTFLRMLLSQEQPSRGEILLDGAPLPEEPTPDRGIVFQRYSVFPHLTVWQNLILAKEFEQAPLTGRLFGSARKKARDDIGELLERIGLTPATDRYPAQLSGGMQQRLAIAQALVKRPKILLLDEPFGALDPGIRNDMHALLLGLWQELSMTVFMVTHDINEAFKLGTRLLVFDKVRHDPQAPHAYGATITYDLPVDKTDRQKKELAETLLHDQLESA, from the coding sequence GTGAGCCCTACGCCCAAGCTCTCCGTCCAGGGTCTCTTCAAGGAATACGATGGCGCGCCGGTTCTCGAACGGGTGAACATCGATGTACCCGAAGGCGCGTTCTGCACCATTGTCGGCGCGTCCGGCTGCGGCAAATCGACCTTCCTGCGCATGCTCCTGTCCCAGGAACAGCCCAGCCGCGGAGAAATTCTGCTCGATGGCGCCCCCCTGCCGGAAGAGCCGACACCGGATCGTGGCATCGTCTTCCAGCGCTATTCGGTGTTTCCGCATCTGACCGTCTGGCAGAATCTGATCCTCGCCAAGGAATTCGAGCAGGCCCCGCTGACCGGCAGATTGTTCGGCTCCGCGCGCAAGAAGGCGCGCGACGACATCGGCGAACTGCTGGAGCGCATCGGCCTGACCCCGGCCACCGACCGCTATCCAGCGCAGCTTTCCGGCGGCATGCAGCAGCGTCTTGCCATCGCCCAGGCTCTGGTAAAGCGGCCGAAGATCCTGCTGCTGGACGAACCCTTCGGTGCGCTGGATCCCGGCATCCGGAATGACATGCACGCGCTTCTTCTTGGGCTCTGGCAGGAACTCTCCATGACCGTCTTCATGGTGACCCACGACATCAACGAGGCCTTCAAGCTCGGCACCCGGCTGCTGGTCTTCGACAAGGTCCGCCACGACCCGCAGGCGCCGCACGCTTACGGGGCGACCATCACCTACGACCTTCCGGTCGACAAGACCGACCGGCAGAAAAAAGAACTGGCCGAAACGCTTCTGCACGACCAGCTCGAATCCGCATGA
- a CDS encoding agmatinase family protein has translation MTIFDNHGPSTRNRAAGRLDRTKPSRQHHPDFDKLSLRGWKSAEKEGTLPTAAWEKEKAWALRMGLTGSDCLTDKSIPTFARGELPHYAGINTFLKAPYIEDVTQVGAYDAAVIGIPFDGGTTYRPGTRFGPQGVRKISALYTPYNYEMGVDLREQMTLCDVGDVFTIPANIEKTFDQITRAVSHVVSSGALPIMIGGDHSIGFPCVRGIAQCTSKRIGIVHFDRHIDIQEKDLDERMHTTPWFHATDLANVPAVNLVQVGIGGWQVPREGVEIARKRNTNIFTMRDVEELGLAETAARALELAWKDADAVYISFDIDSVDCGFVPGTGWPEPGGFLPREALELVSLVAAEGICGLEVVEVSPPYDTSDITALLATRVIVDVLGTLVSHGKMGSHKSIIDKPVSIPAGPDVE, from the coding sequence ATGACGATCTTCGACAATCACGGACCCTCGACCCGGAACCGCGCAGCCGGCCGGCTGGATCGCACCAAGCCGAGCCGCCAGCACCATCCCGACTTCGACAAGCTGTCCCTGCGCGGCTGGAAGTCGGCGGAAAAGGAAGGCACCCTGCCAACGGCCGCCTGGGAAAAGGAAAAGGCCTGGGCGCTGCGCATGGGCCTAACCGGTTCGGACTGCCTCACCGACAAGTCGATCCCGACCTTCGCCCGCGGAGAACTGCCCCATTATGCCGGCATCAATACTTTCCTGAAGGCGCCGTACATCGAGGACGTTACCCAGGTCGGCGCCTATGATGCCGCCGTGATCGGCATCCCCTTCGACGGCGGCACCACCTATCGTCCGGGCACCCGCTTCGGCCCGCAGGGCGTGCGCAAGATTTCCGCCCTCTACACGCCCTACAACTATGAAATGGGTGTCGACCTGCGCGAGCAGATGACGCTTTGCGATGTCGGCGACGTGTTCACGATCCCCGCCAACATCGAAAAGACCTTCGACCAGATCACCCGGGCCGTCAGCCATGTGGTTTCGTCCGGCGCCCTGCCGATCATGATCGGCGGCGACCATTCCATCGGCTTCCCGTGCGTGCGCGGCATTGCCCAGTGCACCTCCAAGCGCATCGGCATCGTCCATTTCGACCGCCACATCGACATCCAGGAAAAGGATCTCGACGAGCGCATGCACACCACGCCGTGGTTCCATGCGACGGATCTGGCAAACGTGCCCGCCGTCAACCTGGTCCAGGTCGGCATTGGTGGCTGGCAGGTGCCGCGCGAGGGCGTGGAAATCGCCCGCAAGCGCAACACCAACATCTTCACCATGCGCGACGTGGAAGAACTCGGCCTCGCCGAAACCGCCGCCCGCGCGCTGGAACTCGCTTGGAAGGACGCGGACGCGGTCTATATCTCCTTCGACATCGACAGTGTCGACTGTGGCTTCGTGCCGGGCACCGGCTGGCCGGAGCCGGGCGGCTTCCTGCCACGTGAGGCGCTGGAGCTGGTCTCGCTCGTAGCCGCGGAAGGCATTTGCGGCCTCGAGGTCGTGGAAGTCTCCCCGCCCTATGACACCTCCGACATCACCGCCCTGCTCGCCACCCGTGTGATCGTCGACGTGCTCGGCACGTTGGTCTCCCACGGAAAGATGGGGTCTCACAAATCCATCATCGACAAGCCGGTTTCCATCCCGGCCGGTCCAGACGTGGAGTAA
- a CDS encoding ABC transporter permease subunit, producing MKLINRKPSRPLTLFLGLLPFAALLVTYLIASDMRLAVNPSDKLLPSFETMANTMSRMAFEPDKRNGDYLLWTDTAASLYRLFAGLAISAALAIVIGLAMGVLPMARAFFAQFTAAFSLIPPITVLPILFITLGLGEAAKIGLIIVGTTPAMIRTLAQSALDIPRELVIKAETLGASSWQITTRLYLPHILPNLLIALRLGLVPAWIFLISAEAIASTEGLGYRIFLVRRYMAMDLILPYVAWITLLAFIIDRLLLILSKRAFSWNHLEGDSL from the coding sequence ATGAAGCTCATCAACCGCAAACCGTCACGGCCCCTGACCCTCTTCCTCGGTCTGCTGCCGTTCGCCGCCTTGCTCGTCACCTATCTCATCGCCAGCGACATGCGGCTTGCCGTCAATCCGTCTGACAAGCTGCTGCCGTCTTTCGAAACCATGGCCAACACCATGAGCCGGATGGCGTTCGAACCGGACAAGCGCAATGGCGACTACCTGTTGTGGACGGACACGGCGGCAAGCCTCTACCGCCTGTTTGCCGGGCTCGCCATTTCGGCAGCACTAGCAATTGTCATCGGCCTTGCCATGGGCGTGCTCCCGATGGCACGTGCTTTCTTTGCCCAGTTCACGGCGGCGTTTTCGCTGATCCCGCCGATCACCGTGCTGCCAATCCTTTTCATCACTCTTGGTCTCGGAGAAGCCGCCAAGATCGGGCTGATTATCGTCGGCACGACCCCGGCGATGATCCGCACCCTCGCCCAATCGGCTCTCGACATTCCGCGCGAACTGGTGATCAAGGCGGAGACCCTTGGCGCGTCGAGCTGGCAGATCACGACGCGGCTCTACCTGCCGCACATCCTGCCAAATCTCCTGATCGCCCTGCGGCTCGGCCTCGTTCCGGCCTGGATCTTCCTGATCTCGGCAGAAGCGATCGCCTCGACCGAGGGGCTCGGCTACCGGATCTTCCTCGTCCGCCGATACATGGCCATGGACCTGATCCTTCCCTACGTCGCCTGGATCACCCTGCTTGCCTTTATCATCGACCGGTTGCTGCTGATCCTGTCCAAGCGGGCCTTCTCCTGGAACCATCTGGAAGGAGACAGCCTGTGA
- a CDS encoding cation-transporting P-type ATPase, whose amino-acid sequence MTDRAALPENAHKLSGADVLETLSVSASEGLSDHGVRESRARYGGNTIEARKKVQPFVVLLHQVKSPVVYLLGAAAVLALYFREWTQGAAILVVLALNSAIGFGTEIKAARSIEALRTLGTRSARVRRNGKVVVVPAEDLVVGDIVLLEGGDGVSADIRLIEASNVGADESALTGESVAVDKSHEPVASDAPVADRASMLFKGTFVTRGSGTGIVVAVGPGTQLGRISQLAEEAQPDDSPLEKGLAKLSGQLVWATLILTALIAGTGILKGEDVLLMVDSAIALAVAAIPEGLPVVATLTLARGMWRMARQNALIERLPAVEVLGATTVILTDKTGTLTENRMAVRHLWVPDEGMELTPAEDDGAPDTPEQDLENRPLFGQLVEVAVLCNNAALGEEETDHSGDPMEQALLRLGERTGLAQRTLLALHPRVGETAFDASTKMMATVHTDGTRFFYAVKGAPEMVLRRVAFIATADGVSVMDDARRAECINRIETLGLQGLRVLACATKTAETADENPYTGLTLLGLIGLEDPARADVPEAIRGCREAGIRVVMVTGDHAVTARSIARNVGLGSEASRMVDGPKLSGMDGSKTGKLLETDIFSRVTPSEKLALVQAYQNSGEIVAMTGDGVNDAPALRQADIGIAMGQRGTDVARQAAAMILLDDAFPTIVKAVREGRIIFGNIRRFAAYLLSCNLSEVLVVGIAVLSGLPLPILSLQILYLNLVTDVFPAFALALGEGEKDIMKHPPRPPKEPILGLVQWSAIIAQSLVLTAGTFGALFAAELWLAPDPGELVTITFLTLAFSQLWHVFNMRHRRSGMFRNEVTRNAWVWSAIVLCILLLAVPAYIPMVADILQIVPPDRDMWLIILGMSVGPLAINQIGALMFGRFRS is encoded by the coding sequence GTGACCGACCGTGCCGCCCTGCCTGAAAATGCCCATAAGCTGTCCGGTGCGGATGTCCTGGAAACCCTGAGCGTCTCGGCGTCCGAAGGCCTCTCCGATCACGGCGTCAGGGAAAGCCGCGCGCGTTACGGCGGCAACACCATTGAAGCGCGAAAAAAGGTGCAACCATTCGTCGTCCTGCTGCATCAGGTCAAGAGCCCGGTCGTCTATCTCCTTGGCGCGGCCGCAGTCCTTGCGCTCTATTTCCGCGAGTGGACCCAGGGGGCCGCGATACTCGTTGTCCTGGCTCTGAATTCCGCAATCGGCTTCGGAACGGAAATCAAGGCAGCACGATCAATCGAAGCCTTGCGAACGCTCGGCACCCGGTCCGCGCGTGTTCGGCGAAACGGCAAGGTTGTCGTTGTTCCCGCGGAAGACCTTGTCGTCGGCGACATCGTTCTCCTTGAAGGCGGCGACGGGGTGTCGGCCGATATCCGCCTGATCGAAGCCTCGAATGTCGGCGCCGATGAATCGGCCCTGACCGGGGAATCCGTCGCCGTCGACAAATCACACGAGCCGGTGGCATCCGATGCACCTGTCGCCGATCGCGCCTCCATGCTGTTCAAGGGCACTTTCGTCACCCGTGGCAGCGGAACCGGGATCGTCGTCGCAGTCGGTCCGGGAACTCAACTCGGCCGCATCTCCCAGCTTGCCGAAGAAGCTCAGCCGGACGATTCCCCGCTTGAAAAAGGCCTGGCGAAGCTGTCCGGGCAACTGGTCTGGGCGACGCTCATCCTGACCGCCCTTATTGCCGGAACGGGCATCTTGAAGGGCGAAGACGTGCTTCTGATGGTCGACAGCGCCATTGCCCTTGCTGTCGCCGCTATTCCGGAAGGGCTTCCGGTGGTCGCCACGCTGACGCTTGCCCGCGGCATGTGGCGGATGGCGCGCCAGAATGCACTGATCGAACGCCTGCCCGCTGTCGAAGTCCTCGGGGCGACGACCGTGATCCTGACGGACAAGACCGGAACGCTGACGGAAAACCGGATGGCGGTCCGCCATCTTTGGGTACCGGACGAAGGGATGGAACTCACCCCGGCCGAGGACGACGGAGCCCCCGACACGCCCGAGCAGGATCTGGAAAACCGGCCGCTATTCGGGCAGTTGGTGGAGGTGGCTGTTCTTTGCAACAACGCTGCACTCGGCGAGGAAGAAACCGACCACAGCGGCGACCCGATGGAACAGGCCCTGCTGCGCCTCGGAGAACGTACCGGGTTGGCGCAGAGAACCTTGCTGGCATTGCATCCGCGCGTAGGCGAAACGGCCTTCGATGCCTCCACGAAAATGATGGCAACCGTTCATACGGACGGGACCCGTTTTTTCTATGCCGTGAAGGGCGCTCCGGAAATGGTGCTACGCCGGGTTGCCTTCATTGCCACCGCCGACGGTGTATCCGTGATGGACGATGCCAGGCGAGCGGAATGTATAAACCGCATCGAAACACTCGGCCTCCAAGGTCTACGGGTTCTCGCTTGTGCCACCAAGACGGCAGAGACGGCCGATGAAAATCCCTATACCGGGCTCACCTTGCTCGGGCTGATCGGCCTCGAAGACCCGGCCCGAGCCGACGTCCCCGAGGCCATTCGCGGCTGCAGGGAGGCCGGAATTCGGGTCGTCATGGTGACCGGCGACCACGCCGTCACAGCGCGCAGTATCGCCCGTAACGTCGGCCTGGGAAGCGAGGCCTCGCGCATGGTTGACGGACCGAAGTTGTCGGGCATGGACGGTTCCAAAACAGGCAAACTGCTGGAAACGGATATCTTCTCCCGGGTCACTCCATCGGAAAAGCTCGCCCTGGTCCAGGCCTATCAGAATTCGGGAGAAATCGTGGCCATGACGGGCGACGGGGTCAATGACGCCCCTGCCCTGCGCCAGGCCGATATCGGCATTGCCATGGGACAGCGGGGAACCGATGTCGCCCGGCAGGCGGCCGCCATGATCCTGCTCGACGATGCCTTCCCGACGATCGTAAAGGCGGTTCGCGAAGGCCGGATCATTTTCGGCAACATCCGCCGCTTCGCCGCCTATCTGTTGTCCTGTAATCTCAGCGAAGTCCTGGTCGTCGGCATTGCCGTCCTGTCCGGCTTGCCGCTGCCGATCCTGTCGTTGCAGATCCTCTATCTCAACCTGGTCACGGATGTCTTTCCCGCATTTGCGCTGGCTTTGGGCGAAGGGGAAAAGGACATCATGAAACACCCGCCACGCCCACCCAAGGAGCCGATCCTCGGACTGGTCCAGTGGTCGGCCATTATCGCCCAGAGCCTCGTGCTGACTGCCGGAACATTCGGCGCGTTGTTTGCCGCCGAACTGTGGCTCGCACCCGACCCGGGTGAACTGGTGACGATCACCTTCCTGACCCTCGCCTTTTCCCAGCTCTGGCATGTGTTCAACATGCGGCACAGGCGATCAGGGATGTTCCGCAATGAAGTGACGCGAAACGCCTGGGTCTGGAGCGCCATCGTCCTGTGCATCCTGCTGCTCGCCGTTCCGGCCTACATCCCGATGGTCGCCGACATATTGCAGATCGTCCCGCCCGATCGCGATATGTGGCTGATCATTCTCGGCATGAGCGTAGGGCCGCTCGCGATCAATCAGATCGGCGCACTGATGTTCGGCCGGTTCCGCAGCTAG
- a CDS encoding DNA polymerase III subunit delta', translating to MARAADVMEAPEADRLDGMPLPRQRERLIGHRETEQALLNAYRSERLHHAWLLGGPKGIGKATLAYRFARFIIAHPDRFGPEVAAATDLGLPATHPVFTQVASGGNPNLLHLRRPWDDKAKRFKTELPVDEVRRTVSFFGTTASSSAWRICIVDAADDMNISSANALLKVLEEPPARCLFLVLSHAPGRLLPTIRSRCRRLDLDPLSEAEIAEGLSELAPQATADPQVLKELTRFADGSLRSALTLLAGDGLAIAKGFTALAGQVPKVDVAALHGLGDLVAARNQDDNWDAFLHIWRMWLHERMRQVSGERAADMLPYADLWEAANRMAADTDALNLDRKQVVLSFFHRLSKLA from the coding sequence ATGGCACGGGCAGCTGACGTCATGGAGGCCCCGGAAGCCGACCGGCTGGACGGGATGCCCTTGCCGCGGCAACGGGAGCGGCTGATCGGTCACAGGGAGACGGAACAGGCGTTGCTCAACGCCTATCGCTCGGAACGTCTGCATCACGCCTGGCTCCTCGGCGGGCCGAAAGGCATTGGCAAGGCCACGCTTGCCTACCGGTTCGCCCGGTTCATCATTGCCCATCCGGACCGGTTCGGTCCGGAGGTGGCGGCCGCAACGGATCTCGGCCTGCCGGCGACCCATCCGGTCTTCACGCAGGTGGCATCGGGCGGCAATCCGAATCTATTGCATCTGCGCCGCCCATGGGACGACAAGGCGAAGCGCTTCAAGACAGAATTGCCTGTCGATGAGGTGCGCCGGACGGTGTCGTTTTTCGGGACCACAGCATCGTCCTCCGCATGGAGGATCTGCATCGTCGATGCCGCCGACGACATGAACATCAGCTCTGCGAATGCCTTACTGAAAGTCCTGGAAGAACCGCCGGCGCGCTGTCTGTTCCTGGTCCTGTCCCACGCGCCCGGCCGGCTGTTGCCCACGATCCGGTCCCGCTGCCGGAGGCTCGACCTCGATCCCTTGAGCGAAGCGGAAATTGCCGAAGGCCTGTCCGAATTGGCGCCCCAGGCGACGGCCGACCCGCAGGTCTTGAAGGAGCTGACGCGTTTTGCCGACGGCAGTCTTCGCTCGGCCCTGACACTTCTTGCCGGGGACGGCCTTGCCATCGCCAAGGGGTTCACCGCGCTGGCCGGACAGGTGCCCAAGGTCGATGTCGCAGCCCTTCATGGACTCGGCGATCTGGTTGCGGCGCGCAACCAGGACGACAACTGGGATGCCTTCCTGCACATCTGGCGCATGTGGCTTCATGAACGGATGCGTCAGGTGTCTGGCGAGCGCGCCGCTGACATGCTGCCTTACGCGGACCTCTGGGAAGCGGCGAACCGGATGGCTGCGGATACGGACGCGTTGAACCTGGACAGGAAGCAGGTCGTCCTGTCGTTCTTCCATCGCCTGTCGAAACTGGCTTAG